The proteins below are encoded in one region of Rhizobacter sp.:
- a CDS encoding VOC family protein produces the protein MLSSEKLVGFVATAAPSKSQEFYETTLGLQLLESSPFALVFKAGATTIRVQKVQDVVVSGYTALGWQVTNIARTVEELAGRGVKFQRYAGMNQNEAGIWRTPDGSQVAWFKDPDGNTLSITEFAAA, from the coding sequence ATGCTCAGCAGTGAAAAGCTCGTTGGCTTCGTTGCTACCGCGGCGCCGAGCAAATCTCAAGAGTTCTACGAAACCACTCTTGGCCTCCAACTCCTGGAAAGTAGCCCGTTTGCACTGGTCTTCAAAGCAGGCGCAACGACGATCAGAGTGCAAAAAGTGCAAGACGTTGTGGTCAGCGGCTATACGGCGCTCGGCTGGCAGGTCACCAACATTGCTCGCACAGTTGAAGAGCTTGCAGGTCGAGGCGTCAAGTTCCAACGCTATGCGGGTATGAATCAAAACGAAGCAGGCATCTGGCGCACACCGGATGGCTCGCAAGTTGCGTGGTTCAAAGATCCAGATGGAAATACCCTGTCCATCACGGAGTTCGCGGCAGCATGA
- a CDS encoding zinc-ribbon domain containing protein — MPRQAGSCLSCQTLGVRIKQNDRPTSIPADPEKWSEKSKQTLSYGFIREYTDKPYKCWHCQAECVFTAQDQQYTYEVKKASIDQQRSLCAACWSESHRISNLLLECEERWSEGKAKLKADKPFLTHWSELLVALEAYVPYKPDTAKKNMLAKLLANA, encoded by the coding sequence ATGCCCCGGCAAGCCGGGTCATGCCTCTCATGTCAAACGTTAGGCGTTCGTATAAAGCAGAACGACCGGCCAACATCCATTCCTGCAGATCCTGAGAAGTGGTCAGAGAAGAGCAAGCAAACTCTCTCCTATGGCTTCATTCGCGAGTACACAGACAAACCATACAAGTGTTGGCACTGCCAAGCGGAATGTGTCTTTACTGCTCAAGACCAGCAGTACACATACGAGGTAAAGAAGGCGAGCATTGATCAGCAGCGTTCTCTTTGCGCTGCCTGCTGGTCCGAGTCACATCGAATTAGCAACTTGCTCCTTGAGTGCGAAGAACGTTGGTCTGAAGGCAAAGCGAAACTAAAAGCCGACAAGCCGTTCCTCACCCATTGGTCAGAACTACTGGTAGCTTTGGAGGCGTATGTTCCGTACAAGCCAGACACAGCGAAGAAGAACATGCTCGCCAAGCTGCTTGCAAACGCCTAA
- a CDS encoding ankyrin repeat domain-containing protein, with the protein MSAGDWKDLYQAVEEGNLPLVQHHIKEGVNPNYQHPEILRTPLVTSLALGHKEIAKYLLAHGADPSLVSELDNLAPLQAAKKYGHHEFVAQLQALGAKEPRQPFWWRWLPV; encoded by the coding sequence ATGTCAGCAGGCGACTGGAAAGACTTGTACCAAGCGGTGGAAGAAGGCAATTTGCCTCTGGTGCAGCACCACATCAAAGAAGGTGTGAACCCGAACTACCAACACCCTGAGATTCTTCGAACCCCACTCGTCACAAGCTTGGCTCTCGGCCACAAAGAGATAGCCAAGTACCTGCTTGCACACGGGGCTGATCCAAGTTTGGTTTCGGAGCTAGATAACCTGGCTCCGTTGCAGGCCGCCAAGAAGTATGGTCACCATGAGTTTGTCGCGCAGCTGCAAGCACTCGGTGCCAAAGAGCCACGTCAGCCTTTTTGGTGGCGCTGGCTTCCGGTGTAA
- a CDS encoding TonB C-terminal domain-containing protein, translated as MSRIAAISATLFASSLLVAAVAQPASGALPGIAAKPPPSYDATYAARLIAAIRPNIVVTESVPQDATAEVEITTEPSGRVASHRLVKSSGAQAWDRAVMRAVENTERLPLAPDGTIPRRIHALFRPGAP; from the coding sequence ATGAGCCGAATCGCCGCAATATCTGCCACTCTCTTCGCCAGTTCGTTGTTGGTAGCAGCAGTAGCTCAGCCCGCGTCTGGCGCTCTTCCAGGCATCGCCGCAAAGCCACCGCCGAGTTACGACGCCACATATGCCGCACGCCTCATCGCTGCGATACGACCAAACATCGTTGTCACCGAGTCAGTTCCACAAGACGCAACTGCAGAAGTGGAGATCACCACTGAACCGAGCGGTCGAGTCGCCAGTCATCGCCTCGTGAAATCAAGCGGCGCTCAAGCGTGGGATAGAGCAGTAATGCGAGCAGTTGAGAATACTGAGCGACTCCCACTCGCGCCAGATGGAACTATTCCTCGTCGGATCCATGCTCTTTTTCGTCCAGGCGCACCATGA
- a CDS encoding GNAT family N-acetyltransferase, producing MAVEYTVERQPISPQTVEAIERLSHSLFDRPTPDLRWRLEKMPLVSVVCASVDKDLVAFKIGYAHSQSRYYSWLGGVHPDHRRQGVAVKLTELQHSWAKEQGFQAVETATDQANSPMTQANLKCGFAISGFKKKSQGIQVLFSKALVVVKQAPNPSIERTLSGLRPPSASHVKR from the coding sequence GTGGCTGTCGAGTACACAGTTGAGCGTCAACCTATCTCACCGCAAACGGTAGAAGCGATTGAGCGCCTTTCTCACTCGCTATTCGATCGTCCGACTCCCGATCTGCGGTGGCGGCTTGAAAAGATGCCACTTGTCAGCGTCGTTTGCGCCAGTGTCGACAAGGATCTTGTCGCTTTCAAGATTGGCTACGCGCACAGCCAATCTAGGTACTACAGCTGGCTTGGTGGGGTTCACCCAGATCACCGCCGCCAAGGCGTGGCCGTCAAGCTTACTGAGTTGCAGCACTCGTGGGCCAAGGAGCAAGGCTTTCAGGCGGTAGAAACCGCCACTGACCAAGCCAATTCCCCAATGACTCAGGCCAACCTGAAATGCGGTTTCGCCATCTCTGGCTTCAAGAAGAAGAGCCAAGGAATCCAAGTGCTGTTCTCAAAGGCCCTTGTCGTAGTGAAGCAAGCGCCTAACCCTTCCATCGAGAGGACGCTTTCCGGCCTACGGCCTCCAAGCGCCTCTCATGTCAAACGTTAG
- a CDS encoding helix-turn-helix domain-containing protein: MPSKSKPLSAKELAAYEAKRDLAAELLQSVKEMKAGQVSVVSSPVIEARKKTGLSQSQFAALMGVSVRTLQGWEQGRKQPSGAARTLLAIASTNPKAVLAVAGHK; the protein is encoded by the coding sequence GTGCCCTCGAAGAGTAAACCCCTGAGCGCCAAGGAACTGGCGGCATACGAAGCAAAGCGAGATCTGGCCGCAGAGCTGCTTCAGTCCGTGAAGGAGATGAAGGCTGGTCAGGTCAGCGTCGTCTCATCGCCCGTCATTGAGGCTCGAAAGAAAACTGGCCTGTCGCAGTCGCAATTTGCAGCGCTTATGGGGGTGTCAGTTCGCACCCTGCAAGGTTGGGAGCAGGGTCGCAAGCAGCCTAGCGGTGCAGCCCGCACGCTTCTCGCCATTGCGAGCACGAATCCCAAGGCAGTCCTCGCCGTGGCAGGTCACAAGTAA
- a CDS encoding type II toxin-antitoxin system RelE/ParE family toxin, whose protein sequence is MLTVVETPLFQKQWPLYWTEEERGAFAAYIAERPTAGDVVPESGGIRKVRWGRAGSGKSGGVRVIYFTRTAEGEVVLLTLYAKAKTDNLTGPKLKEIRRALEE, encoded by the coding sequence ATGCTCACCGTCGTCGAAACCCCACTCTTCCAGAAACAGTGGCCGCTCTACTGGACTGAGGAAGAACGAGGCGCTTTCGCCGCCTACATCGCAGAGCGCCCTACTGCCGGAGATGTTGTGCCCGAATCCGGTGGCATTCGTAAGGTGCGCTGGGGTAGAGCAGGTTCGGGCAAGTCAGGCGGAGTTCGAGTGATCTATTTCACTCGCACCGCCGAAGGTGAGGTTGTCTTGCTCACGCTGTATGCCAAAGCCAAGACAGATAACCTCACTGGCCCCAAGCTGAAGGAGATTCGCCGTGCCCTCGAAGAGTAA
- a CDS encoding DUF1294 domain-containing protein, translated as MRFAGHVKSWNAERGFGFIEPSGGGQEIFLHISAVPTQLRPPKIGQHFTFEVELNRDGKKRAANVGVATATRSTLRKKPSNPATWGLASVLAIPSFIAIYVALALTRGVSVWFAVAYLLLSIICLLAYSFDKAAAEAGRWRTSEQSLLLLGLAGGWPGGLVAQQLLRHKSSKASFRAAFWGTAAVNVGAFVGFHLYFKPWLATI; from the coding sequence ATGAGGTTTGCAGGGCACGTCAAATCATGGAACGCCGAGCGTGGCTTTGGCTTCATTGAGCCATCTGGCGGTGGGCAAGAAATCTTCTTGCACATCTCTGCCGTTCCCACTCAGCTTCGTCCGCCAAAGATCGGTCAGCACTTCACCTTCGAGGTAGAACTAAACCGCGATGGAAAGAAGCGCGCTGCTAATGTAGGCGTCGCAACTGCCACCCGAAGCACTCTTCGCAAGAAGCCCAGCAATCCGGCCACATGGGGTTTGGCAAGCGTCCTCGCGATTCCGAGTTTCATTGCGATCTACGTCGCCTTAGCGCTTACTCGGGGCGTATCCGTGTGGTTCGCCGTGGCTTATCTTCTCCTCAGCATCATCTGCCTGTTGGCATATTCGTTTGATAAGGCTGCTGCGGAGGCTGGGCGGTGGCGCACATCCGAGCAATCACTCTTGCTCCTAGGCCTCGCTGGCGGCTGGCCAGGTGGGTTGGTCGCACAGCAGCTGTTGCGGCACAAGTCAAGCAAAGCATCGTTTCGCGCAGCCTTCTGGGGTACCGCCGCCGTCAATGTCGGCGCTTTCGTTGGCTTCCACCTGTACTTCAAGCCATGGCTGGCCACCATATAG